From Mycobacteriales bacterium, the proteins below share one genomic window:
- a CDS encoding HD domain-containing protein: MTYTRMDRMTAEDCARMDGPSVPTLDFVLGQLELLKDEDPGAAAVDRYTHSLQTATRALNDGADTETVVCALLHDIGDNLAPENHAELAASVLRPFVGAENWWVVKHHDIFQGYYYFHHIGKDRTIRDGYRDHPYFKSCVRFCQRWDQMSFDPAYPTESLDRFLPMAREIFDRTPADLLVVRD; encoded by the coding sequence ATGACGTACACGCGGATGGATCGGATGACCGCGGAGGACTGCGCCCGGATGGACGGGCCCTCGGTGCCGACGTTGGACTTCGTGCTCGGTCAGCTCGAGCTGCTGAAGGATGAGGATCCCGGCGCCGCCGCAGTCGACCGCTACACGCACTCCCTGCAGACCGCGACCCGTGCGCTCAACGACGGAGCGGACACGGAGACGGTCGTCTGCGCGTTGTTGCACGACATCGGCGACAACCTTGCGCCCGAGAACCACGCCGAGCTCGCCGCGTCGGTGCTGCGGCCGTTTGTCGGTGCGGAGAACTGGTGGGTCGTGAAACATCACGACATCTTCCAGGGCTATTACTACTTCCACCACATCGGTAAGGACCGCACGATCCGCGACGGGTACCGCGACCATCCGTACTTCAAGTCCTGCGTTCGGTTCTGCCAGCGGTGGGACCAGATGTCGTTCGACCCGGCGTACCCGACCGAGTCCCTCGACCGGTTCCTGCCGATGGCGCGCGAGATCTTCGACCGGACGCCGGCCGACCTACTGGTTGTCCGCGACTGA
- a CDS encoding NAD-dependent epimerase/dehydratase family protein has translation MKVLILGGDGFCGWPTSLHLSEQGHEVRIVDNFARRQADIELEASSLTPITPMGIRLKAWKEVSGKEIGFERFDVAVHYHRLLTLLQEWQPDAVVHFAEQRAAPYSMKSSWHKRYTVSNNLNATNNLLAAIVEAELDIHVVHLGTMGVYGYGTAGVKIPEGYLQVEIPVGNGETVSSEILYPPNPGSIYHMTKTQDQLLFAYYNKNDGLRVTDLHQGIVWGTQTAETGRDERLINRFDYDGDYGTVLNRFLMQSAIGYPLTVHGTGGQTRAFIHIQDTVRCIQLALENPPQSGQRVRVLNQMTETHRLIDLAKLVSRLTDVEIDYVKNPRNEAEENDLMVENGQLIELGLSPITLEEGLLEEVTAIAQRYVDRVDIDKIPARSLWRKDRS, from the coding sequence GTGAAGGTCCTGATTCTCGGTGGCGACGGCTTCTGCGGTTGGCCCACCTCGTTGCACCTGTCCGAGCAGGGCCACGAGGTGCGCATCGTCGACAACTTCGCGCGCCGGCAGGCCGACATCGAGCTCGAAGCGTCGTCCCTGACGCCGATCACCCCGATGGGCATCCGGCTGAAGGCGTGGAAGGAGGTCTCCGGCAAGGAGATCGGCTTCGAGCGCTTCGACGTGGCGGTGCACTACCACCGGCTGCTCACCCTGCTGCAGGAATGGCAGCCCGACGCGGTCGTGCACTTCGCCGAGCAGCGGGCGGCGCCGTACTCGATGAAGTCGTCGTGGCACAAGCGCTACACGGTGAGCAACAACCTCAACGCGACCAACAACCTGCTCGCGGCGATCGTCGAGGCCGAGCTCGACATCCACGTCGTACATCTCGGAACGATGGGCGTCTACGGCTACGGCACGGCCGGGGTCAAGATCCCCGAGGGTTACCTGCAGGTCGAGATCCCGGTCGGCAACGGCGAGACCGTGTCGTCGGAGATCCTCTACCCGCCGAACCCCGGGTCGATCTACCACATGACGAAGACCCAGGACCAGCTGCTGTTCGCGTACTACAACAAGAACGACGGCCTGCGGGTCACCGATCTTCACCAGGGCATCGTGTGGGGCACGCAGACCGCCGAGACCGGCCGCGACGAGCGGCTGATCAACCGGTTCGACTACGACGGCGACTACGGCACCGTGCTCAACCGGTTCCTCATGCAGTCGGCGATCGGCTACCCCCTGACCGTGCACGGCACCGGTGGCCAGACCCGCGCGTTCATTCACATCCAGGACACCGTGCGCTGCATCCAGCTCGCGCTGGAGAACCCGCCGCAGTCCGGCCAGCGGGTGCGGGTGCTCAACCAGATGACCGAGACACACCGGCTGATCGACCTCGCGAAACTCGTGTCGCGACTCACCGACGTCGAGATCGACTACGTGAAGAACCCGCGCAACGAGGCCGAGGAGAACGACCTGATGGTCGAGAACGGCCAGCTGATCGAGCTCGGCCTCTCACCGATCACCCTCGAAGAGGGCCTGCTCGAAGAGGTCACCGCGATCGCGCAGCGCTATGTCGATCGGGTCGACATCGACAAGATCCCCGCCCGCTCGCTCTGGCGCAAGGACCGCAGCTAG
- a CDS encoding glycosyltransferase family 2 protein: MPPSNRKDRPYIEAVRSAALEDFRRRHETLKFAPTVAVIAALNERDSIGAVLDAIPETACGLEVDTLVIDDGSTDGTSEVVEGRERVYLARLDRNCGHGIALRLGYQLASEFAAQYVVTLDADMQWDPVEIPTVLEPLVRDEADFVIGSRVLGTAETDDRFRHAGVTFFAGLVSLLTRTKVTDTSSGFRAMRVGLTQVVPQIQVQYQTSELLIGAIYHGYRIAERPITMHKRLAGESKKGHNFLYAGRYARVILTTWWRESTRARRAGRPSRPAAG, translated from the coding sequence GTGCCTCCCAGCAACCGCAAGGACCGCCCCTATATCGAGGCGGTGCGCTCGGCTGCGTTGGAGGACTTCCGCCGCCGGCACGAGACGCTGAAGTTCGCTCCCACCGTCGCGGTCATCGCGGCGCTGAACGAGCGCGACAGCATCGGCGCGGTGCTGGACGCGATCCCCGAGACGGCCTGCGGGCTCGAGGTCGACACGCTCGTGATCGACGACGGGAGCACGGACGGGACCAGCGAGGTGGTCGAGGGCCGCGAACGGGTCTACCTCGCCCGGCTCGACCGCAACTGCGGCCACGGCATCGCCCTGCGGCTGGGCTACCAGCTGGCGAGTGAGTTCGCGGCCCAGTACGTCGTCACGCTCGATGCGGACATGCAGTGGGACCCGGTCGAGATCCCGACCGTGCTCGAGCCGCTGGTTCGCGACGAGGCCGACTTCGTGATCGGGTCCCGCGTGCTCGGCACGGCGGAGACCGACGACCGTTTCCGTCACGCCGGCGTGACCTTCTTCGCCGGGCTGGTGAGCCTGCTGACCCGCACCAAGGTCACGGACACCTCGAGCGGCTTCCGGGCGATGCGGGTCGGCCTGACCCAGGTCGTTCCGCAGATCCAGGTCCAGTACCAGACCTCGGAGCTGCTGATCGGCGCGATCTACCACGGCTACCGCATCGCCGAGCGGCCGATCACGATGCACAAGCGGCTCGCCGGCGAGAGCAAGAAGGGTCACAATTTCCTGTATGCCGGGCGCTACGCGCGGGTAATTCTCACGACGTGGTGGCGCGAGTCGACGCGGGCGAGGCGCGCGGGTCGGCCGAGTCGGCCGGCGGCCGGCTGA